One segment of Candidatus Bathyarchaeota archaeon DNA contains the following:
- a CDS encoding dihydroorotate dehydrogenase electron transfer subunit, giving the protein MEWHMNPNRIRIATIKEVREESAKIRTLYFEDDLCLNAQPGQFVMVWIPRIDEIPLSISLQKNGLSSVTVKKVGEATNILCSMEKGDSIGIRGPFGKGFEHIGSKALIVGGGIGAAPLMFLAEKLVKLGVKTAFIQGAKTKSEIIFNKELEEMSKTNLLDVVLATEDGSLGVRGTAADLAEIALSKERYDVIYVCGKELMIKKIFLLAKEKGIQIQASLERLMRCAVGICGSCVIGKYRVCRDGPVFDLKMLKEIRDELGKFKRGFDGRREKI; this is encoded by the coding sequence TTGGAATGGCACATGAATCCTAACCGCATAAGAATAGCGACGATAAAAGAGGTCAGAGAGGAATCTGCGAAGATTAGGACATTGTACTTTGAGGATGATCTATGTTTAAACGCTCAGCCCGGACAATTCGTGATGGTATGGATACCCCGAATAGATGAAATCCCACTAAGCATATCACTTCAAAAGAATGGTTTGTCCTCAGTCACGGTGAAGAAGGTGGGCGAGGCGACAAATATACTTTGCAGCATGGAAAAAGGCGACAGCATTGGCATTAGGGGACCATTCGGAAAAGGCTTCGAACATATTGGAAGTAAAGCGCTTATTGTAGGAGGGGGAATAGGAGCAGCGCCCCTCATGTTCCTTGCAGAGAAACTTGTTAAATTAGGAGTTAAGACAGCATTTATCCAGGGTGCAAAGACGAAGAGCGAGATTATATTCAATAAAGAGTTGGAGGAGATGTCCAAAACGAATCTCTTAGATGTTGTGCTTGCGACAGAGGATGGTAGCCTTGGCGTAAGAGGCACTGCGGCAGACCTGGCTGAGATAGCTCTCTCAAAAGAGCGCTACGACGTTATATATGTTTGTGGAAAAGAATTAATGATCAAGAAGATTTTTCTTTTGGCAAAAGAAAAAGGTATCCAAATTCAAGCAAGCCTTGAACGTTTAATGCGCTGTGCAGTTGGAATATGCGGCAGTTGCGTAATAGGAAAGTATCGTGTTTGCAGGGATGGACCAGTTTTCGACCTAAAGATGCTGAAAGAAATCAGGGATGAGCTGGGAAAGTTTAAGCGTGGCTTTGATGGAAGGAGAGAAAAGATTTAA
- a CDS encoding dihydroorotate dehydrogenase, protein MHNSHSMQVSLAGLSLKNPTILASGILGISAESLMRVASAGAGAVTTKSIGIEPREGYANPTVVEVECGFLNALGLPNPGIREFAEEIRKYRSDAPLIVSVYGFSPTEYAEVAAMAESSGANAIELNLSCPHIKGSGSEIGQDPEMIYDVVKNVKGAVEKPVFAKLSPNTSNIARLAEAAEDAGADAITAINTVKAMAIDIDTMKPILSNKIGGLSGVAIKPVAVRCVYEIYEAVRIPIIGCGGIRSWRDAVEFILAGASAVEIGSAIAHGDLTIFQSIAQGINSYIESKGYRKVEEIVGMAHES, encoded by the coding sequence ATGCATAATTCACACAGTATGCAAGTAAGTCTTGCAGGTCTAAGCCTGAAAAACCCGACAATATTAGCTTCCGGAATACTGGGTATATCGGCGGAAAGTCTTATGCGTGTAGCCTCTGCGGGCGCAGGAGCCGTGACGACAAAGTCTATTGGTATAGAGCCTAGAGAGGGATATGCAAACCCAACAGTTGTCGAAGTTGAATGCGGATTCCTCAATGCTCTAGGACTGCCTAATCCTGGCATAAGAGAATTTGCTGAAGAGATCAGAAAATATAGATCAGATGCCCCATTGATAGTCAGCGTGTATGGTTTCTCTCCAACTGAGTACGCGGAAGTTGCAGCGATGGCTGAGAGTTCCGGAGCGAATGCAATCGAGCTCAACCTTTCATGTCCTCATATTAAGGGTTCTGGCTCTGAGATAGGGCAGGATCCAGAGATGATTTATGATGTTGTAAAGAATGTGAAAGGCGCCGTTGAAAAACCTGTATTCGCAAAACTGTCTCCGAACACGTCTAATATTGCGAGGCTGGCTGAAGCCGCTGAGGATGCGGGGGCAGACGCCATCACCGCAATAAATACGGTTAAGGCGATGGCGATTGACATTGATACCATGAAACCTATTCTTTCAAATAAGATCGGGGGGCTTTCAGGCGTCGCAATAAAGCCAGTTGCAGTTAGATGTGTTTATGAGATTTATGAGGCCGTGAGGATACCTATAATCGGTTGCGGAGGTATTCGGTCATGGCGAGATGCGGTCGAGTTTATTCTTGCAGGCGCCTCGGCAGTGGAGATAGGCTCGGCAATAGCGCATGGAGATCTAACAATCTTCCAATCTATCGCTCAGGGAATAAACTCTTACATTGAAAGCAAAGGTTATAGGAAAGTAGAAGAGATTGTTGGAATGGCACATGAATCCTAA
- a CDS encoding C/D box methylation guide ribonucleoprotein complex aNOP56 subunit (functions along with aFIB and aL7a; guides 2'-O-methylation of ribose to specific sites in RNAs) translates to MKSVIVVSVFGVLGFNEDGNLIEKALFPKDACKAAEKLIKIESGRVIDELVEVVGHLKTRGFTPIVLEHPAVAQALKEIMNAEISIESPSEIGEKIRDGLESLAIELGFARDPQELREWIHSVSTEISRSKVRLAAEKRDQIIVQAIETIDELDRTINLFLSRIREWYGLHFPELSRIVENHVTYLKIIQEIGKREGINIERLEKLGIQKRNAQEIVKASMESMGSDLLDADILQIRSLSGQILQLLDVRSNLEDYLERIMNEAAPNLSTLTGPTLGARLIALAGGLENLAKMPASTIQVLGAEKALFRALTSGTRPPKHGIIFQHNLIHGASRWLRGKIARTFAGKIAIAARTDAFGGNYIGDKLKLELTERIEEIKKKYPQPRVKEGRIKRKSDKSKGRIGKTASKVKG, encoded by the coding sequence TTGAAATCAGTAATCGTCGTGTCCGTCTTCGGCGTTTTAGGTTTCAATGAGGATGGGAACCTAATCGAGAAGGCGCTCTTTCCAAAAGATGCTTGTAAAGCAGCTGAAAAACTGATAAAAATCGAGTCCGGAAGGGTAATAGACGAACTAGTCGAGGTAGTTGGCCATCTGAAAACCAGAGGATTTACTCCAATAGTTCTTGAGCATCCTGCGGTGGCTCAAGCGCTCAAAGAGATAATGAATGCCGAAATTTCAATAGAAAGCCCCTCAGAAATTGGAGAAAAAATTCGGGATGGACTTGAAAGTCTCGCTATCGAGCTCGGGTTTGCCAGAGACCCTCAAGAATTAAGGGAATGGATACATAGCGTTTCAACTGAAATTTCAAGAAGTAAAGTTCGATTGGCAGCAGAGAAAAGAGACCAAATAATTGTTCAAGCAATAGAGACAATAGACGAGTTGGATAGAACCATAAACCTCTTTTTGAGCCGCATACGCGAGTGGTATGGGCTGCATTTTCCCGAACTTAGCCGCATAGTGGAAAACCATGTTACCTATTTGAAGATCATACAGGAAATAGGTAAAAGAGAGGGCATAAACATTGAAAGATTGGAGAAACTAGGAATCCAGAAAAGAAATGCCCAAGAGATCGTTAAGGCCTCAATGGAATCCATGGGCTCTGACCTCTTGGATGCAGATATCTTGCAGATCCGGTCTTTATCAGGCCAAATATTGCAACTTCTAGATGTTAGATCCAACCTTGAGGACTATTTAGAGAGAATTATGAATGAAGCCGCTCCTAATCTCTCCACGTTAACAGGACCTACACTTGGTGCTAGACTTATCGCATTAGCAGGAGGATTAGAGAATCTGGCGAAAATGCCCGCAAGCACAATACAAGTTTTAGGGGCTGAGAAGGCCTTGTTCAGAGCCTTGACAAGTGGCACTCGACCGCCCAAACATGGCATAATATTCCAGCATAACCTAATTCATGGCGCAAGCCGATGGTTGAGAGGAAAGATTGCAAGGACCTTTGCTGGCAAGATCGCGATAGCTGCTAGAACTGATGCCTTCGGCGGAAATTACATTGGGGACAAATTAAAATTGGAACTTACTGAGAGAATCGAAGAGATAAAGAAGAAGTATCCGCAACCGAGAGTAAAAGAAGGACGCATTAAAAGGAAAAGTGATAAGTCAAAGGGCAGAATAGGGAAGACTGCATCCAAAGTTAAGGGATAA
- a CDS encoding fibrillarin-like rRNA/tRNA 2'-O-methyltransferase, with protein sequence MSIEVEPHPEFAGIYFTKLDDGVKRITTKNFSPGRTVYGERLVTYNGIEYRIWDPFRSKLAAAILKGIRKMPLGPGQRVLYLGAASGTTASHVSDIVGKDGCVYCVEFSPRSIRDLIDNVCKYRSNMIPILADARSPRSYASIVLGKIDGIYCDIAQPEQARILLDNVRLFLKKGGWALIAVKARSIDVTKEPVEIYEREAKILEEGGLRILEMINLEPYDKAHSMISSYYPLN encoded by the coding sequence ATGAGCATAGAGGTTGAGCCCCATCCAGAATTTGCCGGAATATATTTTACCAAATTAGATGATGGCGTAAAGAGGATTACAACAAAAAACTTCTCTCCAGGGAGAACTGTTTACGGAGAAAGACTTGTCACTTACAATGGCATTGAATACAGAATTTGGGACCCATTCAGGAGCAAACTTGCAGCAGCTATTCTTAAGGGAATTAGGAAGATGCCTTTAGGTCCTGGCCAAAGAGTATTGTATCTCGGCGCAGCTTCCGGAACGACGGCAAGTCATGTTTCCGACATAGTTGGTAAAGATGGATGCGTCTATTGCGTAGAGTTTTCACCCCGATCAATTCGCGATCTTATTGATAATGTTTGCAAATATAGATCAAATATGATACCAATTTTGGCGGATGCTAGATCACCCCGGAGCTACGCATCCATCGTTCTAGGAAAGATTGACGGCATATACTGTGATATTGCGCAACCGGAACAGGCGCGCATCCTACTTGACAATGTTAGACTCTTCCTAAAAAAAGGCGGTTGGGCGCTAATTGCGGTTAAGGCCAGAAGCATCGATGTAACAAAGGAACCTGTGGAGATATATGAACGTGAAGCTAAGATCCTTGAGGAAGGGGGGCTTCGTATACTTGAGATGATCAATCTGGAACCATATGATAAGGCCCACTCCATGATATCATCTTATTATCCGTTGAATTAA
- the lysA gene encoding diaminopimelate decarboxylase, translating into MVTFPHEFFENKNGILHIDGVSSETLVQEFGSPLYVLTERRIRNNFRKIYSVLSVRHDKIRVYYSAKANSSLSVLKILESEDAYLDAVSIGEVFLATQAGFQPERILFTGTSVRNDELEYLLDWDVCINIDSTSQLKRLLKIRVPRSLSVRVNPEIGAGHHAHVITAGRDSKFGIWEEDVLEAYKIAKESGVETFGIHMHIGSGILTVEPFLLAEKKLLDIAGKVRREMGIDFEFIDIGGGLGVPYKPEESPLNVDLFAEKTLQIFKEKVKEYDLGDPFFCVEPGRYIVCDAGILLTMVNTLKKTPFRNFIGVDAGFNILIRPAMYGSYHPIVVANKLNDPEEEKYDIAGPLCESGDILARDRMLPKVEEGDILAILNAGAYGFVMSSNYNSRPRCPEVLVKSGRYALIREKETFKDLLEGQKIAPWLK; encoded by the coding sequence ATGGTCACGTTTCCACATGAATTTTTCGAGAACAAGAATGGAATACTCCACATAGATGGGGTTTCATCTGAGACGCTTGTTCAAGAATTCGGAAGCCCACTATATGTATTGACTGAGCGAAGAATCAGAAATAATTTTCGAAAGATTTATTCTGTTCTTTCTGTTCGCCATGATAAGATTCGGGTCTATTATTCGGCGAAGGCCAACTCTAGTCTCTCGGTACTGAAAATCTTGGAGAGCGAAGATGCATATTTGGACGCGGTCAGCATAGGGGAGGTATTTCTTGCTACACAGGCTGGTTTCCAGCCGGAAAGGATACTTTTTACAGGAACGAGCGTTAGGAATGATGAACTGGAATATCTTCTAGACTGGGATGTATGCATCAATATAGACTCTACATCTCAACTTAAGAGGCTTCTAAAGATAAGGGTTCCGCGGTCACTTTCAGTTAGGGTGAACCCTGAGATTGGAGCTGGACACCACGCCCATGTCATCACGGCTGGTAGAGACTCAAAATTTGGAATATGGGAGGAAGATGTTCTAGAAGCCTATAAAATTGCGAAAGAATCCGGGGTTGAAACTTTCGGTATACATATGCATATAGGCTCAGGAATTTTGACGGTTGAGCCTTTCCTCCTTGCTGAAAAGAAACTTCTTGACATTGCAGGCAAAGTTAGAAGGGAGATGGGGATTGATTTTGAGTTTATTGATATTGGCGGAGGCCTCGGGGTGCCATACAAACCAGAGGAGAGCCCATTGAATGTCGATCTATTTGCCGAGAAGACTCTCCAGATTTTCAAGGAGAAAGTCAAGGAGTATGATCTCGGAGATCCATTCTTCTGCGTAGAGCCAGGGCGATATATTGTCTGCGATGCAGGGATCTTACTAACAATGGTCAACACTCTCAAAAAGACTCCCTTCAGAAATTTTATCGGCGTAGATGCAGGTTTCAACATTCTGATCAGGCCGGCCATGTATGGCTCCTACCACCCAATAGTTGTTGCAAACAAACTTAACGACCCTGAAGAAGAGAAGTATGATATTGCTGGACCTTTATGCGAATCGGGGGATATCTTAGCTAGAGATAGAATGCTCCCAAAGGTTGAAGAGGGCGACATTCTTGCGATACTGAACGCTGGCGCATATGGATTTGTAATGAGCTCAAACTATAATTCGAGACCAAGATGTCCAGAGGTTCTGGTAAAGAGCGGAAGATACGCTCTAATAAGAGAGAAGGAGACCTTTAAGGATCTTTTGGAAGGGCAAAAGATAGCGCCCTGGTTAAAGTAA
- the asd gene encoding aspartate-semialdehyde dehydrogenase, producing the protein MRLRRKVAILGATGTVGQRFIELLQGHPWFEISVLAASERSAGKKYRDACPWKMETPMPESIADMTVVNTSIKAVKEAGEVDLIFSALPGDLAGPVEEEFAAKYPVLSKAAAHRLEEDVPLLIPEVNPDQLDLIPIQRRRRRWNGFISTDPNCSTIQLAITLKPLMPFGLKKVVVSTMQALSGAGYPGVASLDIIDNIIPYISKEEEKIEIETKKILGKFNGERVEWLNIPISASCNRVNVKDGHLETVFVELESKPTREEIIEAFRNFTGEPQKLKLPTAPGRPIVVRDEVDRPQPRLDRDEGRGMSVVVGRIRNDPVMTFKYLCLGHNTIRGAAGAGILSAELMVAKGII; encoded by the coding sequence ATGCGCTTGCGTCGTAAAGTTGCAATATTGGGAGCTACGGGCACGGTAGGCCAAAGATTTATCGAACTTCTCCAGGGGCACCCTTGGTTTGAAATCTCAGTCCTAGCGGCATCTGAGCGCTCCGCTGGAAAGAAATACCGGGACGCTTGCCCATGGAAAATGGAGACTCCTATGCCTGAATCCATAGCTGATATGACTGTGGTTAATACGAGTATAAAAGCGGTGAAAGAGGCGGGCGAAGTTGACTTAATCTTTTCTGCTCTTCCAGGAGATCTTGCTGGACCAGTTGAAGAAGAGTTCGCCGCGAAGTATCCAGTATTAAGTAAGGCTGCAGCACATAGATTGGAGGAGGATGTTCCTCTACTTATACCAGAAGTTAACCCGGACCAATTAGATCTCATCCCGATCCAAAGACGGAGAAGGCGGTGGAATGGCTTCATTTCCACCGATCCTAACTGCTCAACAATTCAGCTTGCTATAACTCTGAAGCCACTTATGCCCTTCGGTCTAAAGAAGGTAGTCGTTTCGACAATGCAGGCTTTGAGCGGTGCTGGATATCCTGGAGTCGCATCTCTAGATATAATCGATAACATCATTCCATACATATCGAAGGAGGAGGAAAAAATTGAGATTGAAACCAAGAAGATCCTCGGAAAATTTAATGGCGAGCGAGTGGAGTGGCTGAATATACCGATAAGCGCTAGTTGTAACAGAGTGAACGTGAAGGATGGGCATCTCGAAACAGTTTTCGTGGAGCTAGAATCAAAACCGACGAGGGAAGAGATAATAGAAGCGTTTAGGAACTTTACCGGGGAACCGCAAAAGCTAAAACTCCCAACAGCGCCTGGAAGGCCAATAGTGGTCAGAGATGAGGTTGATAGACCGCAGCCGAGGTTGGATAGAGATGAAGGTAGGGGTATGAGCGTTGTTGTCGGTCGCATTAGAAATGATCCGGTAATGACATTCAAATACCTCTGCCTAGGACATAACACTATTAGGGGAGCGGCTGGAGCTGGGATCCTAAGCGCGGAACTAATGGTTGCAAAGGGTATAATCTAA
- a CDS encoding aspartate kinase — protein MTFDQRVVIKFGGADLATGEKVKRAAEMVLNSGYKEIVVVVSAMGTATDNLINIMSQIGGINDKDYADIVSMGERTSVRIFSSALRSMGAETVYFDPDCEGWPIITDSNFKDAEPDLNETCKRVKRYIEPLLGNKIVVVCGFLGKDRNGNVTTLGRGGSDTTAMIIAHCLRAGEIILVKETEGVMSADPKVVSTAKPLEKLDIYEMFALSHGGAKVLKADALKYKLPEQKLRIVSFHNGLAKGGTEILGVFDGKNPEIKEKKGLMAVSLVCDIIPERIGRIFQALGNRSIYGISTGRGTITIFTSSEDSKELLNRLHELGVSKALSSREKVALLELTSPVFIDSPGWIAKISASLAAKDINIIEMTTSKATINVFIDESRISEAAEVVRDALAS, from the coding sequence ATGACCTTTGATCAACGTGTTGTGATAAAATTTGGAGGCGCAGACCTAGCGACAGGCGAGAAAGTAAAAAGGGCAGCGGAGATGGTGCTTAACTCAGGCTATAAAGAAATTGTGGTAGTCGTCTCAGCGATGGGAACCGCAACGGATAACCTTATCAACATTATGTCGCAGATAGGCGGGATCAATGATAAAGATTACGCGGACATTGTCTCAATGGGTGAAAGGACAAGTGTACGGATCTTTTCGTCTGCACTAAGGTCAATGGGGGCAGAAACCGTATACTTCGATCCCGATTGCGAAGGTTGGCCCATTATAACCGACTCCAACTTTAAGGATGCAGAGCCGGATCTCAATGAGACATGCAAGCGTGTTAAACGGTATATTGAACCGCTATTGGGAAACAAGATTGTAGTCGTTTGCGGTTTTCTTGGGAAAGATAGAAACGGAAACGTGACAACCCTTGGTAGAGGAGGTAGTGACACAACCGCCATGATTATCGCGCATTGTCTTCGAGCAGGTGAAATAATCCTTGTAAAGGAAACCGAAGGGGTTATGTCCGCAGATCCAAAGGTTGTATCTACGGCAAAACCCCTGGAAAAACTTGACATATACGAGATGTTTGCACTGTCGCATGGAGGCGCGAAGGTATTGAAGGCTGACGCTCTAAAATATAAACTACCGGAACAGAAGCTGAGAATCGTCAGCTTCCATAATGGGCTGGCAAAAGGTGGGACAGAGATACTTGGCGTCTTTGATGGAAAAAACCCTGAGATTAAAGAGAAAAAAGGGCTTATGGCAGTAAGCCTGGTTTGCGATATAATCCCTGAAAGGATTGGAAGGATATTTCAAGCGCTAGGTAACCGATCGATTTACGGTATTAGCACTGGCAGAGGAACGATTACAATATTCACTTCATCCGAGGATTCGAAGGAATTGTTAAATCGCCTTCATGAATTGGGGGTAAGTAAAGCATTGAGTAGTAGAGAAAAGGTTGCACTATTAGAACTAACAAGCCCGGTCTTCATAGATTCGCCAGGCTGGATTGCTAAGATATCCGCTAGCCTAGCAGCCAAAGATATTAACATCATTGAAATGACAACGAGTAAGGCCACCATAAACGTATTTATTGATGAATCGAGGATTTCAGAAGCGGCTGAAGTGGTGAGGGATGCGCTTGCGTCGTAA
- the dapB gene encoding 4-hydroxy-tetrahydrodipicolinate reductase: MIKICVAGADGRMGRAVIEEAVTRGFAVVGAVEAPNSPKIGKTLREAGICGLDTIIVDPTKIDVATKEADVYVSFTTPDAEMSNIPAVANLGKRIVMGTTGFTEQQYQKLKDEVSKKVPAVFSPNYAIGVNVVLRMMKVLTMLPADYDFSITEVHHIGKKDAPSGTAKALGNAITPARGYRSVVYGREGIAPRKREELEILSVRAGGVPGIHDVIAAGPHEMIRVEHVAFSRRVFAQGALYAVEWISKQTKPGVYSMDDILGFC, translated from the coding sequence ATGATTAAGATTTGTGTTGCTGGCGCAGATGGAAGAATGGGAAGAGCGGTCATTGAGGAGGCTGTAACAAGAGGATTTGCTGTTGTAGGCGCGGTGGAGGCGCCGAATAGCCCGAAGATTGGAAAGACTTTGCGTGAGGCTGGAATATGCGGACTTGACACAATCATAGTGGATCCCACAAAAATCGATGTAGCAACTAAAGAGGCAGATGTTTATGTTTCCTTCACCACCCCTGATGCGGAGATGTCGAATATTCCGGCCGTAGCAAATCTTGGAAAACGCATCGTTATGGGTACAACCGGATTTACGGAACAACAGTATCAGAAGCTGAAGGATGAAGTCTCAAAAAAGGTACCAGCAGTATTCTCACCTAATTACGCTATAGGTGTTAATGTCGTACTAAGAATGATGAAGGTATTGACAATGCTCCCTGCCGACTACGACTTTAGTATAACTGAAGTGCACCATATAGGGAAGAAGGATGCTCCAAGCGGAACCGCTAAGGCCCTTGGAAATGCCATAACGCCGGCTAGAGGCTATCGTTCTGTTGTGTATGGGAGGGAAGGTATAGCGCCGAGGAAACGTGAAGAACTTGAAATTCTGTCAGTGAGAGCTGGAGGCGTCCCCGGCATTCACGATGTCATAGCTGCTGGACCACATGAGATGATCCGCGTCGAACATGTCGCATTCTCCCGCAGGGTTTTTGCTCAAGGGGCTCTTTACGCAGTAGAGTGGATTAGTAAACAGACGAAACCTGGAGTCTACAGTATGGATGATATACTTGGGTTCTGTTAA